In the genome of Fusarium fujikuroi IMI 58289 draft genome, chromosome FFUJ_chr02, one region contains:
- a CDS encoding related to sister chromatid cohesion protein, translating to MNNTQQHGADPNGQFAQAGAEEGIIARPFTLQEALPYSPQTSTIPLISDIIPDPVLGSGSPALPLTDLFQTHDFDYLNKEAAGHNQMPRNVKQAVDHVLQEIKPSQRTHYKFTTISGMKSTPPTSKSLIDGLSPLTRNVFDKVGGYFKTTKPVASDVKQVNGQAPGHPTPKQRSASIKSPNPPQPSNLPTHNSKAHKSNSVRIEVAIPSKRQFDPSTYVDVSDAPQQDFPVIPAQHEQPQIQPMTQPPTTAAQLPIQATTENNQNGAFRIELPAANINREEYIEVEARPGDPHYLSVRKESQQAYSHSPDLIGESLDQRQRSEAALHALDKLVRVVFNSVGRMLGEGPGQDEIVSVTPDQEVAMTASSQQKMHGAIQKTIALRCFDRVPVEHLTQIIKLSDASLRQVENLEIRVDETWGEDAVDTWMQQLSDVETMLKSARTCLRILSGGREDKQLYSESVIQRCADIFRKVTEDIVMPLVELRPSGPASVLFKLLSKNKKPIAAVFLSCQKLFALLAELVTKIELSESVINSMEYTASRLIFMENAYFEKDSVLGVQKFDGLRSVAMDMLSQIFLIKPEQRQGIIDDILTSLEKLPVGKQSARQFKLSDGKNIQPVSALIMRLVQASSGRVDNNKNRTRSKLIRNLNNNPNHEQEGSSDEDDRAPLAKQFVSSIKSEVQGAKQHAVAIKDLEISVAPLSDAAQRNASYVISFIVKRAIGSTKSGDTPYRNLLDLFVEDFTTCLDSPDWPSAELLLRLLMIMMVQLFEAPKTAAPAKNMALELLGGLSAAISRLRSRVQSLTSSSDGTDGDELSEYLVDVANQALEHKTRLEQLVAWTGPYRVVLEHVQSRSDEDPHLSSAISFLITGWASQVHVGYDSYTDEDDERDEELGRLAYRLRMMVEDRRWLANEYTFKIKTVSTNQAKLSYSIILLRSPLCEAFSKILNILLGSMASDQATVRSRSLKSVNQVLETDPSILDADNTVIDLILECAGDSSIQVRDSALGLLGNCMMMRPRLETPLTPMIVNRFHDNGLGVRKRAMKLTRDIYLRNPSKTLRSMIASGLLRRVQDPDEGVRDLARQMIEEVWFAPFYQDDGTAVYQTSLNEHVSLVIQTVKSGTVTEMLDKVFRTILKPKDKSLGGPFTVCTKLVANMFGLIDNLDPDDPSTPSGRDALQVLTIFANADPKLFNFEQIRLLKPHLANFSTPEELAAFRHVTIIYRRVLPTLSSVHTEFLSEVRTFLLKAITRVNQRNPLDDLVACTQVVCGLLNNYTPLVSALHSSIQKLVQIQARPIDQTATTLTYGYSLLIGMIAKHCKLDEWTAWFKSKLPAWKGETVPMLAIEKLIPLAAPSKPLEIRKSALDALGLICQAWPRNYVVPKLYTLFDQVFKEQIPGLEVLILRSIREFLLMEEKRSETAAETPATGRKRELAVMGGTSFDDVASATSQRFLKHVSRIAVASQGDHAFLATEVLGSINRQGLTHPKETCVTLMTLETSTNRRIAELAFSEHRYSHEKHETVLEREYAKAVQSAFAYQRDVVEDTRGATTNPFQSKLHFLMEVLKISKMKNRQRFLDKLCGQLDFDLVKLDISEEVPSHMAFARFITENLAFFEYQTVGELQTTVNAIEKIVTSTGAPVAQAIESEVFNVRVDALQLSASDTPASIPGTQNESMALAAPVDGQPPAALAIAANVEPSRLRQLTTASIILLAMWETRTYLRRLYSMGTSRHDSKAKALAKDLNKTPVKVQGVHGDKVWDEIESHMAGLQDQERMIRKCTDLVELLNVDKEFKVADDGEQMDLGPSTPSADEDEEGEAVADRGRKRKGGHTPGGRKKRARSDSQPRKRGRPRKNPLPEPEMDADLGDGDWI from the exons ATGAACAACACGCAGCAGCATGGGGCGGACCCAAATGGGCAGTTTGCTCAAGCGGGGGCTGAGGAGGGCATTATTGCTCGTCCGTTCACACTCCAAGAGGCGCTTCCCTATTCACCACAGACATCGACTATTCCTCTCATTTCTG ATATCATCCCCGACCCCGTTCTAGGCTCAGGCTCCCCTGCGCTCCCTCTGACTGATCTATTTCAAACACACGACTTCGACTACCTAAATAAGGAAGCAGCGGGCCATAATCAGATGCCGCGCAACGTAAAGCAAGCGGTTGACCATGTCCTCCAAGAAATCAAACCAAGTCAACGAACACATTA CAAGTTTACCACAATTTCAGGAATGAAATCGACCCCCCCTACCAGCAAGAGCCTGATTGATGGTTTGTCGCCGCTCACAAGAAATGTCTTCGATAAGGTGGGAGGTTATTTTAAGACGACAAAGCCCGTGGCTTCTGATGTCAAGCAGGTCAACGGTCAAGCGCCTGGCCACCCGACCCCCAAGCAACGATCAGCTTCAATAAAGTCACCGAATCCTCCACAACCGTCCAACTTGCCGACGCATAACTCTAAAGCACACAAGTCGAACTCCGTTAGGATCGAGGTTGCGATACCATCTAAGAGACAATTTGATCCTTCAACTTATGTTGACGTGAGCGATGCGCCTCAGCAAGACTTTCCAGTTATTCCAGCCCAACATGAGCAACCGCAAATACAGCCGATGACACAGCCTCCAACCACAGCAGCTCAGCTCCCTATCCAAGCTACCACCGAAAATAACCAGAATGGGGCATTTCGAATTGAGCTACCAGCTGCCAATATCAATCGAGAAGAGTACATCGAGGTCGAAGCTCGCCCGGGGGATCCCCATTACCTATCGGTTCGAAAAGAGAGCCAACAAGCCTATTCTCATAGTCCAGATCTGATTGGAGAGAGCCTTGATCAGCGTCAACGCAGCGAGGCAGCGCTCCATGCACTTGACAAGCTTGTACGCGTTGTGTTCAATTCGGTTGGGCGAATGCTTGGAGAAGGACCCGGACAAGACGAAATTGTTTCTGTGACACCAGACCAAGAGGTTGCTATGACCGCCTCTTCGCAACAGAAGATGCATGGTGCTATCCAGAAGACAATTGCTCTAAGATGTTTCGACCGTGTACCAGTAGAGCATCTGACTCAAATCATCAAACTGAGTGATGCCAGCTTGAGGCAAGTTGAGAATCTGGAGATCCGAGTCGACGAGACTTGGGGCGAAGATGCCGTTGATACATGGATGCAGCAACTCTCAGATGTGGAGACAATGCTGAAGTCAGCTCGCACATGCCTGCGCATTCTCTCGGGCGGACGAGAAGACAAGCAATTGTATTCAGAATCTGTCATCCAGAGATGCGCCGATATCTTCAGAAAGGTCACCGAGGACATTGTCATGCCTCTCGTGGAACTTCGGCCATCTGGACCTGCATCGGTTTTATTCAAGTTGCTttcgaagaacaagaagcctaTCGCAGCTGTCTTCCTCTCTTGCCAGAAGTTGTTCGCCTTGCTAGCAGAGCTTGTTACCAAGATCGAGCTCTCAGAGTCAGTGATCAACTCAATGGAATACACCGCCTCCCGACTCATTTTCATGGAGAATGCATACTTTGAGAAGGATTCTGTCTTGGGAGTTCAAAAGTTTGACGGGCTTCGGTCCGTGGCAATGGACATGCTCTCacagatcttcttgatcaaaCCTGAGCAACGCCAAggcatcatcgacgacaTTCTTACATCTCTGGAGAAGCTCCCTGTCGGCAAGCAAAGTGCTCGACAATTCAAGCTATCCGACGGGAAAAACATACAGCCTGTGTCAGCTTTGATCATGAGGCTGGTTCAAGCTAGTTCCGGGCGAGTTGATAACAACAAAAATCGAACACGCAGCAAATTGATACGCAATCTCAACAATAACCCCAATCACGAGCAAGAAGGAAgttctgatgaggatgatcgCGCACCACTTGCGAAGCAATTTGTTTCATCGATTAAAAGTGAGGTACAGGGCGCGAAGCAACACGCTGTTGCTATCAAGGACCTTGAGATCTCTGTTGCTCCATTATCTGATGCGGCGCAGCGCAACGCATCTTATGTGATAAGCTTCATCGTCAAACGTGCCATCGGGTCGACCAAATCTGGAGATACCCCTTACCGaaatcttcttgatcttttcgTGGAAGATTTTACTACTTGTCTTGATTCGCCCGACTGGCCATCAGCTGAACTGTTGCTTCGCCTTCTGATGATCATGATGGTCCAGCTTTTCGAAGCACCCAAGACTGCTGCCCCAGCGAAAAACATGGCACTGGAACTATTGGGCGGACTGAGTGCTGCCATTTCCCGCCTCCGTTCTCGTGTTCAAAGTCTCACGAGTTCCTCCGATGGGACTGACGGTGACGAGTTGTCAGAATATCTTGTCGATGTCGCTAATCAAGCTCTGGAACACAAAACTCGCTTGGAACAGCTGGTAGCTTGGACTGGGCCCTATCGGGTCGTTCTAGAGCATGTGCAGAGTAGGAGTGACGAAGATCCACACCTCTCGAGTGCCATCTCGTTTCTCATTACGGGCTGGGCATCTCAGGTACATGTCGGCTACGACTCTTAcacagatgaagatgatgaacgaGATGAGGAACTCGGACGTCTGGCTTATCgattgaggatgatggtTGAGGATCGACGATGGCTTGCCAACGAATACACGTTCAAAATCAAGACTGTATCGACAAATCAAGCCAAACTTTCTTACTCGATCATCTTACTACGTTCACCACTATGTGAAGCTTTCAGCAAGATTCTGAAcattcttcttggctctATGGCTAGTGACCAAGCTACAGTCCGAAGCCGCAGTCTCAAGAGCGTGAACCAAGTGCTCGAGACTGATCCATCAATCTTGGATGCCGACAATACTGTGATTGACCTGATTCTGGAATGTGCTGGCGATTCATCAATCCAAGTGCGGGACTCAGCTCTGGGACTGCTTGGTAATTGCATGATGATGCGGCCACGTCTTGAGACGCCCTTGACTCCCATGATTGTCAATCGATTCCATGATAATGGCCTCGGTGTACGCAAACGTGCAATGAAGCTTACCCGCGATATCTACCTTCGCAATCCAAGCAAGACACTGCGCAGCATGATAGCGAGCGGGTTGTTGCGTCGAGTACAGGATCCAGATGAAGGTGTCCGCGATCTAGCCCGCCAGATGATAGAGGAGGTTTGGTTTGCGCCCTTTTACCAAGACGACGGGACCGCTGTTTACCAAACTTCACTCAACGAGCACGTATCGCTTGTCATCCAAACTGTCAAGTCTGGTACGGTTACTGAAATGCTTGACAAGGTGTTCCGAACCATTCTGAAACCAAAGGATAAGTCTCTAGGTGGACCTTTCACAGTCTGCACCAAACTCGTTGCCAACATGTTTGGTTTAATCGATAACCTCGATCCGGATGATCCTTCAACTCCGTCTGGGCGCGACGCGCTGCAGGTGCTTACGATATTTGCCAATGCTGACCCCAAACTGTTCAATTTCGAACAGATACGCCTTCTAAAACCACATCTGGCGAACTTCTCTACGCCAGAGGAGCTAGCTGCTTTTCGGCATGTGACAATCATCTATCGCCGAGTGTTGCCCACTCTTTCCAGTGTCCACACCGAGTTTCTCTCTGAAGTACGCACCTTCTTACTTAAGGCTATTACAAGAGTCAACCAACGAAACCCTCTCGACGATTTGGTTGCTTGCACTCAGGTTGTTTGTGGGTTACTCAATAATTATACGCCTCTGGTTTCTGCTCTACATTCCAGTATTCAGAAACTTGTTCAAATCCAGGCCAGGCCTATCGACCAGACGGCTACCACTCTTACCTACGGATACAGCTTATTAATTGGCATGATTGCAAAACATTGCAAGCTCGACGAATGGACTGCTTGGTTCAAATCGAAGTTGCCCGCCTGGAAAGGAGAAACCGTTCCTATGCTCGCCATTGAGAAACTGATACCGCTTGCTGCACCTTCTAAACCACTCGAGATTCGCAAGTCAGCACTTGACGCCCTTGGATTGATTTGCCAAGCATGGCCTCGCAACTATGTTGTTCCCAAATTGTACACCTTGTTTGACCAGGTTTTCAAAGAGCAGATACCTGGTCTTGAGGTTCTCATCTTGAGATCAATCAGAGAGTTTCTTCTCATGGAAGAAAAGCGATCTGAAACAGCGGCCGAAACACCAGCTACAGGCAGGAAGAGGGAGCTGGCAGTTATGGGAGGGACAAGTTTTGACGACGTGGCCAGCGCCACCTCACAGAGGTTCTTGAAGCACGTTTCTCGAATCGCAGTTGCAAGCCAGGGCGACCATGCTTTTCTCGCCACGGAAGTTCTCGGCAGCATTAACCGACAAGGCTTGACACACCCCAAGGAGACCTGTGTCACCTTGATGACTCTCGAAACATCGACAAACCGCAGAATTGCAGAACTGGCTTTCTCCGAACATCGATATTCGCATGAGAAGCATGAAACTGTTCTGGAACGAGAGTATGCCAAAGCAGTGCAATCGGCCTTTGCCTATCAACGCGACGTCGTAGAGGACACGCGTGGTGCCACAACTAACCCTTTCCAGTCCAAGTTACACTTCTTGATGGAAGTGCTGAAGATTAGCAAAATGAAGAATCGTCAGCGCTTTTTAGATAAGCTCTGTGGCCAGTTagactttgatcttgtcaaactCGATATAAGCGAGGAAGTCCCATCCCACATGGCCTTTGCACGATTCATCACCGAGAACCTGGCCTTCTTCGAATATCAGACCGTTGGAGAGTTGCAAACTACCGTCAATGCGATCGAAAAAATCGTGACGAGCACTGGCGCCCCAGTCGCCCAGGCCATCGAGTCAGAAGTTTTTAATGTCCGCGTGGATGCCCTGCAATTATCGGCGTCTGACACCCCAGCGAGCATCCCCGGAACTCAGAACGAGTCAATGGCTCTAGCAGCACCCGTCGATGGACAGCCCCCGGCAGCCCTTGCGATTGCAGCCAATGTTGAGCCCAGCCGTCTTCGTCAGCTCACAACGGCATCCATCATTCTGCTCGCAATGTGGGAGACGCGAACGTATCTGCGCCGACTTTACAGCATGGGAACTAGCCGACACGACAGTAAGGCCAAAGCACTGGCTAAAGATCTCAACAAGACACCAGTCAAGGTCCAAGGAGTTCACGGAGATAAGGTCTGGGACGAAATTGAGTCTCATATGGCTGGTCTTCAGGACCAGGAGCGAATGATCAGGAAGTGTACTGACCTGGTTGAACTCCTCAACGTTGACAAGGAGTTCAAGGTCGCCGATGACGGTGAACAGATGGACTTAGGGCCATCGACTCCGAGTGcagacgaggatgaagaaggcgaAGCTGTTGCGGATAGGGGACGCAAGCGAAAGGGAGGACATACGCCCGGTGGTCGCAAGAAACGGGCGCGTTCCGACTCCCAGCCACGAAAAAGGGGTCGACCTCGAAAAAACCCATTACCTGAGCCGGAGATGGATGcagatcttggagatggagactgGATTTAA
- a CDS encoding related to DNA-directed RNA polymerase I A12.2 subunit, with the protein MAAIGTLVFCTDCGNLLPATKGTQRNVLHCECCGAENRDTGSKVTVTQTKPSDFPSFLRQKLQSSVQAVEKHNLQTDSTVHETCPKCGREEVKYTNVQLRGADEGSTVIYLCDCGNSWHENN; encoded by the exons ATGGCTGCGATCGGAACTCTCGTCTTTTGTACCGACTGCGGTAATCTGTTGCCTGCAACAAAAGGGACTCAGCGAAATGTTTTGCATTGCGAATGCTGTGGCGCAGAGAATCGAG ATACCGGTTCCAAAGTTACCGTTACACAAACAAAACCCTCCGatttcccttctttcttGAGGCAGAAGCTCCAGTCAAGTGTccaggctgttgagaagcaCAATTTGCAAACCGATAGCACAGTTCACGAAACATGCCCCAAGTGCGGTCGTGAAGAGGTCAAGTATACCAACGTTCAATTGCGCGGTGCAGATGAAGGATCAACGGTCATCTACCTTTGCGATTGCGGCAACTC gtgGCATGAAAACAACTAG
- a CDS encoding Deoxyhypusine hydroxylase, with protein MSPSADTPETSKSADSTVLSLRKSLCSEDTPLPIRFRALFSLKHVATTSDDDTTRIAAIEAIAAGFTSPSALLKHELAYCLGQTGNLAAVKPLRQVLADLKEDPMCRHEAAEALGALGWADNLDILREYRDRKEEDISIIETCEIAIERIEWENSEERQKEKLRPSDFASIDPAPPMPESEQKAEVEELGHKLMDTNLPLFLRYRAMFALRDLASPPDLPTAVPAVLALAKGLSDSSALFRHEIAFVFGQLSHPASIPALTEALSNVNEASMVRHEAAEALGSLGEEKGVEATLRKFLHDKEKVVRESCIVALDIAEYEKGGEAEYALIPETAGVSV; from the exons ATGTCTCCTTCTGCCGATACCCCAGAGACCTCCAAATCCGCCGATTCCACGGttctgagcttgaggaaATCCCTCTGTTCCGAGGACACCCCTCTTCCCATCCGTTTTCGTGCTCTTTTCTCACTGAAGCACGTTGCGACCACCTCGGATGACGATACTACAAGGATTGCAGCTATCGAAGCCATCGCTGCCGGATTCACCTCACCTTCAGCCTTGCTCAAGCATGAGCTCGCATACTGTCTAGGACAGACAGGCAACCTCGCTGCTGTCAAGCCTCTCCGACAGGTTCTGGCTGATTTGAAGGAGGATCCAATGTGCCGCCATGAAGCTGCCGAAGCCCTTGGAGCCCTAGGCTGGGCCGACAACCTGGATATCCTCCGCGAGTACCGAGATCGGAAAGAAGAGGACATAAGTATTATCGAGACATGCGAGATCGCTATCGAGCGCATTGAATGGGAGAACTCAGAAGAGCGTCAAAAGGAAAAGTTGCGCCCTAG TGATTTTGCCTCTATCGATCCTGCGCCCCCAATGCCCGAATCTGAACAGAAGGCCGAAGTCGAGGAGCTTGGCCACAAGCTTATGGATACAAATCTGCCTCTATTCCTTCGTTACCGCGCCATGTTTGCTCTCCGCGATCTGGCATCACCTCCCGACCTACCCACTGCTGTCCCCGCCGTTCTCGCTCTTGCTAAAGGATTGTCCGACTCGTCTGCACTCTTCCGACACGAGATCGCCTTTGTATTTGGCCAGCTTTCACACCCCGCTTCTATCCCAGCCCTGACTGAGGCATTGAGTAACGTTAACGAGGCTAGCATGGTTCGACATGAAGCGGCCGAGGCACTTGGCAGCCTGGGCGAGGAGAAAGGTGTCGAGGCTACCCTAAGAAAGTTCCTTCATGACAAGGAAAAGGTTGTTCGAGAGAGTTGCATTGTTGCGCTGGATATCGCTGAGTATGAGAAGGGTGGAGAGGCTGAGTATGCTTTGATTCCCGAGACCGCAGGAGTTTCTGTATGA
- a CDS encoding probable nucleotide-binding protein NBP35 produces MAPSLEAPDAVDDVLANPIKQKPQLVAPEPQNCVGPDSEQAGKADACAGCPNQAICASAPKGPDPDIPIISARLENVKHKILVLSGKGGVGKSTFTSLLAHAFATNPDSTVGIMDTDICGPSIPKMMGVEGETVHVSGTGWSPIWVMDNLSVMSIQFLLPNRDDAVIWRGPKKNGLIKQFLKDVEWGDLDFLLVDTPPGTSDEHLSVNSFLKESGIDGAVMVTTPQEVSLLDVRKEIDFCRKAGIRVLGLAENMSGFVCPKCSTESQIFKASTGGGRALAEEMGIPFLGSVPLDPRIRMACDYGESYFDSFPDSPACIAFQGVVKNVAMQMGLNTQDVLPDE; encoded by the coding sequence ATGGCGCCTTCTCTTGAGGCCCCAGATGCTGTAGACGACGTCCTCGCCAATCCGATCAAGCAGAAGCCACAACTAGTTGCGCCAGAGCCTCAGAACTGTGTTGGCCCCGATTCAGAGCAAGCCGGTAAAGCGGACGCATGCGCCGGGTGTCCAAACCAGGCCATCTGCGCATCAGCGCCCAAGGGACCGGACCCTGATATCCCTATCATCTCGGCGCGTCTGGAGAATGTCAAGCACAAAATCCTAGTACTGAGCGGAAAGGGCGGTGTCGGAAAGAGTACATTTACATCTCTATTGGCACACGCCTTCGCGACAAATCCAGACAGCACCGTGGGTATCATGGACACTGATATCTGTGGACCCAGTATCCCCAAGATGATGGGCGTGGAGGGCGAGACTGTGCATGTCAGTGGTACAGGTTGGTCCCCCATCTGGGTCATGGACAATCTCTCGGTCATGAGTATTCAGTTTCTACTGCCCAACCGGGATGACGCTGTCATTTGGCGGGGACCCAAGAAGAACGGTCTGATCAAGCAATTTCTCAAGGATGTGGAATGGGGTGACCTTGACTTTTTACTTGTCGACACACCACCAGGCACAAGCGATGAGCATCTCAGTGTGAACTCATTCCTGAAGGAGAGTGGGATCGATGGTGCTGTCATGGTCACCACACCACAGGAGGTATCACTTTTGGATGTAAGAAAAGAGATCGACTTCTGCCGTAAAGCCGGGATAAGGGTGTTAGGTCTTGCAGAGAACATGAGCGGCTTCGTCTGTCCCAAGTGCTCAACCGAAAGTCAGATCTTTAAAGCAAGTACAGGAGGAGGACGTGCGCTGGCTGAAGAGATGGGCATTCCCTTCTTGGGATCAGTGCCCTTGGACCCTAGAATCAGGATGGCATGTGATTACGGAGAGAGTTACTTCGACTCATTCCCAGATAGCCCCGCCTGCATTGCGTTTCAAGGAGTTGTCAAGAATGTTGCGATGCAGATGGGATTAAACACCCAGGATGTGCTGCCGGATGAGTAG
- a CDS encoding related to glia maturation factor beta: MASESRLYTFSGESKDHLRKFRLTTSRAKDPQAVIYLIDKNTYEIRQDEDKTVYTSLEEIGDDLPDHAPRFILLSYPLTMGDGRLSVPYVLIFYLPVTCNAEIRMLYAGAKELMRNTAEVGRIIDIESAEDLEEIPDKLKSE; this comes from the exons ATG GCGTCGGAATCGCGACTGTACACCTTCTCTGGAGAGTCAAAGGACCATCTCCGCAAGTTTAGACTTACTACTTCTCGGGCCAAGGATCCCCAAGCTGTTATTT ACCTGATCGATAAGAACACTTACGAGATCCGACAAGACGAAGACAAGACCGTGTATACTTCCCTCGAAGAAATTGGAGATGACCTCCCCGATCATGCGCCTCGATTTATCCTCCTGAGCTACCCCCTCACCATG GGCGATGGGCGCTTGTCTGTGCCATACGTACTTATATTCTACCTCCCTGTTACCTGCAATGCCGAGATCAGAATGCTCTACGCCGGCGCCAAGGAGTTGATGCGCAACACGGCCGAGGTCGGACGAATTATTGATATCGAGTCGGCGGAAGATTTGGAGGAGATCCccgacaagctcaagtcaGAGTAA
- a CDS encoding putative 3'-phosphoadenosine-5'-phosphosulfate reductase/FAD synthetase, protein MAPISADERNSRTISTAACLIIGDEVLGGKTVDTNSAYFAKWCFNLGINLKRIEVIEDDEGEIVEAVQRMSDRYDFVVTSGGIGPTHDDITYQSIAKAFNLPLKLHQETFDKMKLTSKVHPNQPKFDWDVDSPARRAKLRMAELPIDESRDLKKQALFPHDDLWVPVSVVNGNIHILPGIPRLFQRLLDGLKPHILPRLSDPEGKGTHRVLFSTPLPESGVADYLTTLAAKVGPKGVKVGSYPRWGKKNNTVTLVGRDLEYLESLVDEVQSGIQGLRVDAESDGEEDPKQIKKQATEDADKDTTEQVAEKP, encoded by the exons ATGGCTCCTATATCGGCAGATGAGCGCAACTCGCGCACCATTTCTACAGCCGCCTGTTTGATCATCGGTGACGAAGTTCTGGGCGGAAAG ACAGTTGAT ACGAACTCTGCCTATTTCGCCAAATGGTGCTTCAACCTCGGAATT aacCTCAAGCGCATCGAGGTGATagaggacgatgaaggcGAAATTGTTGAGGCTGTTCAGAGAATGAGTGACCGTTATGACTTTGTTGTTACTAG TGGTGGGATTGGGCCTAC ACACGACGACATTACCTACCAATCGATCGCCAAGGCCTTCAACCTGCCTCTCAAACTACACCAAGAAACCTttgacaagatgaagctgaCGTCAAAGGTTCATCCCAATCAACCCAAGTTCGATTGGGATGTCGACTCGCCagcaagaagggcaaagcTTCGCATGGCTGAGTTGCCAATTGATGAATCTCGGGACCTTAAGAAGCAGGCTCTTTTCCCTCATGATGATCTTTGGGTTCCCGTATCAGTCGTGAACGGAAATATCCATATCCTGCCGGGTATCCCTAGACTTT TTCAGAGACTTCTCGATGGGCTGAAGCCTCACATCCTGCCGCGTCTCAGTGACCCTGAAGGGAAGGGTACGCACAGAGTACTGTTCTCTACGCCTCTTCCCGAGAGTGGTGTTGCCGACTACCTCACAACCTTGGCTGCCAAAGTTGGGCCCAAGGGTGTCAAGGTCGGGAGTTATCCTCGCTGGGGCAAGAAAAATAACACGGTCACACTTGTTGGACG GGATTTAGAGTATCTTGAGAGTCTCGTTGATGAAGTCCAATCTGGCATCCAGGGTCTGCgagttgatgctgagagTGACGGAGAAGAAGACCCGAAGCAGATTAAGAAGCAGGCGACCGAAGACGCGGACAAGGACACCACGGAGCAAGTTGCTGAGAAACCTTGA